From the Sebastes fasciatus isolate fSebFas1 chromosome 3, fSebFas1.pri, whole genome shotgun sequence genome, one window contains:
- the LOC141763985 gene encoding homeodomain-interacting protein kinase 1-like encodes MALTRMSDCFPIYEGTLLASCYEVQAFLGEGYFGKVAKCVDIATDAKVAIKITKDKPFLAERALEEIKILRQLQTLDPDRCNLVRWNGSFFHERFICLEFELLDQNLREYTQQRGHALSIGEIRPVIHQLTTALLHLEALKIIHADLKPENIMVVDRRQQPLHVKLIDFGLARYVSDVVPGSRVQSLCYRAPEVILGQAFMEPIDMWSLGLVAAELALGYLLFPGYHEYDQMKFIVDTLGQPPDYLMICGQKTTCFFYSQSRYNQRTWRLKSPEEFARQTGHRFRDTRHFRLSSLNALREMMPFRNEAEKKKLRNFVNLLKKMLLVDKHGRIIPLRVLEHPFFSVEQHTDSSQNMNIKKRLA; translated from the exons ATGGCGTTGACTCGCATGTCAG ACTGCTTCCCGATATACGAGGGAACCCTGCTGGCCTCCTGCTACGAGGTGCAAGCCTTTCTGGGGGAGGGTTACTTTGGAAAGGTGGCCAAGTGTGTGGACATTGCAACTGACGCAAAGGTGGCCATCAAAATAACCAAAGACAAGCCCTTTTTGGCTGAGCGAGCACTGGAAGAG ATTAAAATTCTCCGACAGCTGCAGACTCTGGATCCGGACAGATGTAATCTGGTGAGATGGAACGGCTCATTCTTCCATGAAAGGTTCATTTGTTTGGAGTTCGAGCTCCTGGACCAGAATCTGCGTGAATACACACAACAGAGAGGTCATGCTCTGTCTATAGGTGAGATCCGCCCAGTTATTCACCAG CTGACCACAGCACTGCTCCACCTCGAGGCCCTGAAAATCATACACGCTGATTTAAAGCCTGAGAATATAATGGTCGTGGACCGCAGGCAGCAGCCGCTGCATGTCAAGCTCATTGACTTTGGCCTGGCTCGCTACGTTTCCGATGTTGTTCCAGGCTCACGTGTGCAGAGTCTGTGCTACAG GGCACCGGAGGTCATACTGGGTCAGGCCTTCATGGAGCCGATAGACATGTGGTCTCTCGGTCTGGTGGCTGCAGAACTTGCTCTGGGCTACCTGCTTTTTCCTGGCTACCACGAATATGATCAGATGAAATTCATTGTGGACACGTTGGGTCAGCCACCAGATTATCTGATGATCTGTGGACAAAAAACCACCTGCTTCTTTTACAGTCAGAGCAGATATAACCAGAGGACCTGGAGACTTAag TCTCCTGAGGAGTTTGCCAGACAAACTGGGCATCGTTTCAGAGACACAAGACATTTTCGCCTCAGCTCTCTGAATGCCTTGAGGGAG ATGATGCCTTTTAGAAACGAGGCCGAGAAGAAGAAGCTGCGAAACTTTGTGAACCTCTTAAAAAAGATGCTGCTGGTGGACAAACACGGGCGAATAATTCCACTCAGAGTGCTGGAGCATCCGTTCTTCTCTGTCgagcagcacactgacagcagcCAAAACATGAACATTAAAAAACGGTTGGCATGA
- the wiza gene encoding protein Wiz isoform X1, translating into MENKEPKASKRCKGGHYCIAPGCSNEFYRVKKQGKIVHFHSLPLKRQVVLRRWLDALKRENPPVWRGARVCSEHFVNDDYVEERVFDSEALVVRRTNKLKPEAAPSVFDFSSYKVGCTGGPTQSTSKEVALRRQKRARRHAHLAEQREDPQRVNFDIPQKKPKTSSAAMDSKATPQPVICEVCGTYFETRRGLSSHARLHLRQLGVTLSESSGAPIELLYQLIQEKGGSLPDFKADSSIPGPAPLKKTSQQESRTSSGPEDMSDSFKAGSRVMTTPPKTGHRESPARPKESPASLLPSSPSGLRLAGPRTSEGSSSSSERQTTTKPMWAPLETDAPITLASDTKKEVHVCQLCGCWYGTRKGLSGHARAHLRQIGIPERDIKGSPIDLLYQIMEEEDLKPISSEQTKVLSSASPPRSSSKRPSGRSSPPVSPPSKRPKSSADFTCILCGERFENRKGLAIHARAHLRQIGVVDPLGKSSAIDTVQELVDSGMLEAMHPHKTNRTTSSSAAPCPSTSLSPSPAKYARSPVNKAPKAKKGFRLAVDPLHRKPKPEPEEIEVSVEPKESSTDSNSPTQKSPAASKPLNAASSTDVQSPPTVLCDYCGQLFETRKALSCHARAHLRQLGLAWSIRTSPIDLLREVMMRGEEGKKVSVLAGSSGKATWTPQGSRRSLDSLQSGEPATNPSSTPLDYSMKEKSSSGRSGASHTDASCELCGFEFENRKALASHARAHLRQLGIIEWKVDGANSPIELLSELIRKDPARVAAITRRYRMGDLYIKKAQRGAASPSLSTDADFVPGGSLRPSVGRSVSAGSSRHSHSHTRSVAAHSEHGLRSPRGVHPPKRVVPGGEENQDTNSQQASRSGSIPAMLPKPPLTPLVKLVGKIYSLKCRFCEEVFHGPLSVQERWITHLQKHILSLGYKGKASPPAAPVAAPALVHPVAI; encoded by the exons ATGGAGAATAAGGAACCTAAAGCTTCGAAGCGATGCAAAGGGGGCCACTATTGTATCGCCCCCGGATGCAGCAATGAATTTTATAGagtaaaaaaacaaggaaagatCGTCCACTTTCATTCTTTGCCTCTTAAGCGGCAAGTGGTTCTTCGTCGTTGGCTAGACGCACTGAAGCGAGAGAACCCTCCAGTTTGGCGTGGTGCTAGGGTTTGTAGCGAGCACTTTGTAAATGACGACTATGTGGAGGAGAGGGTTTTTGACTCAGAAGCACTGGTGGTTCGCCGGACCAATAAACTGAAGCCCGAGGCTGCTCCCTCTGTGTTTGACTTCTCCTCTTATAAGGTTGGGTGCACTGGCGGTCCAACCCAGTCTACTAGCAAAGAAGTAGCTTTGCGTCGTCAGAAAAGGGCCCGACGACACGCCCATctggcagagcagagagag GATCCGCAGAGAGTCAATTTTGACATCCCTCAAAAGAAACCCAAAACATCATCAGCAGCCATGGATTCAAAAG CAACCCCGCAGCCAGTCATTTGTGAGGTCTGTGGAACGTACTTCGAGACACGACGAGGGCTCTCCAGCCACGCCCGCCTCCATCTACGGCAGCTCGGTGTGACGTTGTCAGAAAGCAGCGGAGCTCCCATCGAACTCCTCTACCAGCTCATCCAGGAGAAAGGGGGCTCCCTGCCTGACTTCAAAGCAGACTCCTCTATACCTGGGCCAGCCCCTCTCAAGAAAACATCCCAGCAGGAGTCCAGGACGTCTTCAGGACCAGAGGACATGAGTGACTCCTTCAAAGCAGGGAGTAGAGTGATGACAACACCGCCAAAGACGGGTCATCGGGAATCTCCAGCCCGACCGAAAGAGTCGCcagcctctctcctcccctcatcCCCATCTGGTCTCAGGCTGGCTGGCCCTAGAACAAGTGAAGGCAGCAGCTCATCCTCAGAGCGCCAAACCACAACCAAGCCGATGTGGGCGCCGCTGGAAACTGACGCCCCCATCACCTTAG CTTCAGACACCAAGAAAGAGGTCCATGTGTGCCAACTGTGTGGCTGCTGGTATGGGACACGCAAAGGCCTGTCGGGTCATGCTCGGGCCCATTTGCGTCAGATTGGAATCCCTGAAAGAGACATCAAGGGCAGCCCTATTGATTTGCTTTACCAgatcatggaggaggaggacctcAAGCCCATCAGCAGTGAGCAAACAAAGGTGCTCTCCTCAGCCAGTCCACCTAGATCCTCCTCTAAACGACCCTCCGGTCGGTCCTCTCCACCTGTGTCCCCACCCAGCAAACGGCCTAAATCGTCGGCGGACTTCACCTGTATTCTGTGCGGGGAGCGGTTTGAGAATCGTAAAGGCCTGGCCATCCACGCACGTGCTCACCTGCGTCAGATCGGAGTGGTCGACCCGCTGGGGAAAAGCTCTGCAATTGACACCGTGCAGGAACTGGTCGACAGCGGCATGCTAGAAGCCATGCACCCTCACAAAACGAACAGGACAACCAGCTCATCTGCagcaccatgtccctccacatCCCTCTCCCCAAGCCCTGCAAAGTACGCTCGGTCTCCCGTTAACAAGGCCCCAAAGGCTAAGAAAGGCTTTCGGCTGGCAGTGGACCCCCTTCACAGGAAGCCCAAGCCTGAACCTGAGGAGATTGAGGTGTCTGTTGAACCAAAGGAATCCAGCACTGACAGCAACTCTCCCACGCAGAAGTCACCTGCTGCTTCAAAGCCTCTCAATGCAG CATCCTCCACAGATGTACAATCCCCACCAACAGTCCTTTGCGATTACTGTGGCCAGCTGTTTGAGACCCGCAAAGCCCTGTCATGCCACGCCCGCGCCCATCTGCGCCAGCTCGGCCTCGCCTGGTCGATCAGAACGTCACCGATTGACCTCCTCAGAGAGGTCATGATGCGTGGTGAAGAAGGCAAGAAAGTGTCCGTGCTCGCTGGGTCATCAGGCAAAGCCACGTGGACCCCTCAGGGCTCCAGAAGGTCCCTGGACAGCCTCCAGTCAGGGGAACCGGCCACCAACCCCTCCTCTACACCTCTCGATTATTCCATGAAAGAGAAATCCTCGTCTGGCAGGAGCGGGGCCTCACACACCG ACGCATCCTGTGAGCTTTGTGGGTTTGAATTTGAAAACCGCAAGGCCCTGGCCAGTCACGCGCGGGCCCACCTCCGCCAGCTGGGAATCATTGAATGGAAGGTAGACGGAGCGAATTCCCCGATCGAACTGCTCAGTGAGTTGATCCGGAAGGACCCAGCCAGGGTAGCAGCGATAACCCGACGCTATCGTATGGGAGACCTTTACATCAAGAAG GCCCAGAGAGGTGCAGCTTCACCGTCTCTGTCCACAGACGCTGACTTTGTCCCCGGCGGCAGCCTGAGGCCGTCGGTGGGCCGTTCAGTGAGTGCCGGCTCATCCAGACACTCACACAGCCACACACGGAGTGTTGCAGCCCACAGTGAACATGGCTTGCGCTCCCCAAGGG GGGTCCATCCACCAAAACGTGTTGTGCCGGGAGGGGAAGAAAATCAGGACACCAACTCCCAGCAGGCATCACGGTCGGGCAGCATTCCCGCTATGCTGCCAAAACCCCCGCTCACACCGCTGGTCAAACTAGTGGGCAAAATCTACTCCCTCAAGTGCAG GTTCTGTGAAGAAGTGTTTCATGGACCTCTGTCTGTTCAAGAGCGCTGGATCAcacacctgcagaaacacatcCTGTCATTGGGCTACAAAGGCAAAGCATCTCCTCCTGCTGCACCAGTGGCAGCTCCAGCACTCGTCCATCCAGTAGCCATCTAG
- the wiza gene encoding protein Wiz isoform X2, with protein MDSKATPQPVICEVCGTYFETRRGLSSHARLHLRQLGVTLSESSGAPIELLYQLIQEKGGSLPDFKADSSIPGPAPLKKTSQQESRTSSGPEDMSDSFKAGSRVMTTPPKTGHRESPARPKESPASLLPSSPSGLRLAGPRTSEGSSSSSERQTTTKPMWAPLETDAPITLASDTKKEVHVCQLCGCWYGTRKGLSGHARAHLRQIGIPERDIKGSPIDLLYQIMEEEDLKPISSEQTKVLSSASPPRSSSKRPSGRSSPPVSPPSKRPKSSADFTCILCGERFENRKGLAIHARAHLRQIGVVDPLGKSSAIDTVQELVDSGMLEAMHPHKTNRTTSSSAAPCPSTSLSPSPAKYARSPVNKAPKAKKGFRLAVDPLHRKPKPEPEEIEVSVEPKESSTDSNSPTQKSPAASKPLNAASSTDVQSPPTVLCDYCGQLFETRKALSCHARAHLRQLGLAWSIRTSPIDLLREVMMRGEEGKKVSVLAGSSGKATWTPQGSRRSLDSLQSGEPATNPSSTPLDYSMKEKSSSGRSGASHTDASCELCGFEFENRKALASHARAHLRQLGIIEWKVDGANSPIELLSELIRKDPARVAAITRRYRMGDLYIKKAQRGAASPSLSTDADFVPGGSLRPSVGRSVSAGSSRHSHSHTRSVAAHSEHGLRSPRGVHPPKRVVPGGEENQDTNSQQASRSGSIPAMLPKPPLTPLVKLVGKIYSLKCRFCEEVFHGPLSVQERWITHLQKHILSLGYKGKASPPAAPVAAPALVHPVAI; from the exons ATGGATTCAAAAG CAACCCCGCAGCCAGTCATTTGTGAGGTCTGTGGAACGTACTTCGAGACACGACGAGGGCTCTCCAGCCACGCCCGCCTCCATCTACGGCAGCTCGGTGTGACGTTGTCAGAAAGCAGCGGAGCTCCCATCGAACTCCTCTACCAGCTCATCCAGGAGAAAGGGGGCTCCCTGCCTGACTTCAAAGCAGACTCCTCTATACCTGGGCCAGCCCCTCTCAAGAAAACATCCCAGCAGGAGTCCAGGACGTCTTCAGGACCAGAGGACATGAGTGACTCCTTCAAAGCAGGGAGTAGAGTGATGACAACACCGCCAAAGACGGGTCATCGGGAATCTCCAGCCCGACCGAAAGAGTCGCcagcctctctcctcccctcatcCCCATCTGGTCTCAGGCTGGCTGGCCCTAGAACAAGTGAAGGCAGCAGCTCATCCTCAGAGCGCCAAACCACAACCAAGCCGATGTGGGCGCCGCTGGAAACTGACGCCCCCATCACCTTAG CTTCAGACACCAAGAAAGAGGTCCATGTGTGCCAACTGTGTGGCTGCTGGTATGGGACACGCAAAGGCCTGTCGGGTCATGCTCGGGCCCATTTGCGTCAGATTGGAATCCCTGAAAGAGACATCAAGGGCAGCCCTATTGATTTGCTTTACCAgatcatggaggaggaggacctcAAGCCCATCAGCAGTGAGCAAACAAAGGTGCTCTCCTCAGCCAGTCCACCTAGATCCTCCTCTAAACGACCCTCCGGTCGGTCCTCTCCACCTGTGTCCCCACCCAGCAAACGGCCTAAATCGTCGGCGGACTTCACCTGTATTCTGTGCGGGGAGCGGTTTGAGAATCGTAAAGGCCTGGCCATCCACGCACGTGCTCACCTGCGTCAGATCGGAGTGGTCGACCCGCTGGGGAAAAGCTCTGCAATTGACACCGTGCAGGAACTGGTCGACAGCGGCATGCTAGAAGCCATGCACCCTCACAAAACGAACAGGACAACCAGCTCATCTGCagcaccatgtccctccacatCCCTCTCCCCAAGCCCTGCAAAGTACGCTCGGTCTCCCGTTAACAAGGCCCCAAAGGCTAAGAAAGGCTTTCGGCTGGCAGTGGACCCCCTTCACAGGAAGCCCAAGCCTGAACCTGAGGAGATTGAGGTGTCTGTTGAACCAAAGGAATCCAGCACTGACAGCAACTCTCCCACGCAGAAGTCACCTGCTGCTTCAAAGCCTCTCAATGCAG CATCCTCCACAGATGTACAATCCCCACCAACAGTCCTTTGCGATTACTGTGGCCAGCTGTTTGAGACCCGCAAAGCCCTGTCATGCCACGCCCGCGCCCATCTGCGCCAGCTCGGCCTCGCCTGGTCGATCAGAACGTCACCGATTGACCTCCTCAGAGAGGTCATGATGCGTGGTGAAGAAGGCAAGAAAGTGTCCGTGCTCGCTGGGTCATCAGGCAAAGCCACGTGGACCCCTCAGGGCTCCAGAAGGTCCCTGGACAGCCTCCAGTCAGGGGAACCGGCCACCAACCCCTCCTCTACACCTCTCGATTATTCCATGAAAGAGAAATCCTCGTCTGGCAGGAGCGGGGCCTCACACACCG ACGCATCCTGTGAGCTTTGTGGGTTTGAATTTGAAAACCGCAAGGCCCTGGCCAGTCACGCGCGGGCCCACCTCCGCCAGCTGGGAATCATTGAATGGAAGGTAGACGGAGCGAATTCCCCGATCGAACTGCTCAGTGAGTTGATCCGGAAGGACCCAGCCAGGGTAGCAGCGATAACCCGACGCTATCGTATGGGAGACCTTTACATCAAGAAG GCCCAGAGAGGTGCAGCTTCACCGTCTCTGTCCACAGACGCTGACTTTGTCCCCGGCGGCAGCCTGAGGCCGTCGGTGGGCCGTTCAGTGAGTGCCGGCTCATCCAGACACTCACACAGCCACACACGGAGTGTTGCAGCCCACAGTGAACATGGCTTGCGCTCCCCAAGGG GGGTCCATCCACCAAAACGTGTTGTGCCGGGAGGGGAAGAAAATCAGGACACCAACTCCCAGCAGGCATCACGGTCGGGCAGCATTCCCGCTATGCTGCCAAAACCCCCGCTCACACCGCTGGTCAAACTAGTGGGCAAAATCTACTCCCTCAAGTGCAG GTTCTGTGAAGAAGTGTTTCATGGACCTCTGTCTGTTCAAGAGCGCTGGATCAcacacctgcagaaacacatcCTGTCATTGGGCTACAAAGGCAAAGCATCTCCTCCTGCTGCACCAGTGGCAGCTCCAGCACTCGTCCATCCAGTAGCCATCTAG